In Fructilactobacillus cliffordii, a single genomic region encodes these proteins:
- a CDS encoding ABC transporter ATP-binding protein, whose amino-acid sequence MQEQEQTPKKFQFRSFIKLIRDTHPKYWQLWLGLGFGLIATLAQLLVPKFAQTLVNNFKTGVNVWLLVGIIVLFIGSAVINAVSGGLLGSFGERVVADLRRRLWNKLIHLRVPYFDNVKVGQLTSRLVNDSDQIKDLLATSFPNAVTSIFQLVGAFLFMIVMDWKMTLIMLIAVPLVFTLMRPLMNRTMKVGRAQQKTLADFSGQVDDTLSEIRLVKASNAESYEKESGGKLIHRLYRIGLKEAIYESITYPLMGTTMMALIVGILAYGAHRVATGTMTMGTMFAFLMYLFQVISPVSILGQFSVRLSKASGATEHLQAILQEPEEVFDQEETPRIQNQPLALQHVDFAYGDGQPVLEDVNVEAQPNTTIAFVGPSGSGKTTILNLIERYYQPTGGKITVGEQDINQLDLAAWRKAIGFVSQDSAIVAGTIRHNLTYGLDESYSDEELWHVLKLAYADGFVREMDHQLDTEVGERGIKVSGGQRQRLAIARAFLRDPELLMLDEATASLDSESEAMIQKALQQLMQGRTTLIIAHRLSTIVDADEIYFIDDGHVSGHGTHEQLLETLPKYREYVKIQFKE is encoded by the coding sequence ATGCAAGAACAAGAACAGACACCAAAAAAGTTTCAATTTCGCAGTTTTATTAAGTTGATTCGCGATACCCATCCGAAGTACTGGCAACTGTGGTTGGGACTCGGCTTCGGGCTAATTGCAACCTTGGCGCAGTTACTCGTACCGAAGTTTGCGCAGACGCTGGTTAATAACTTTAAAACTGGTGTGAACGTTTGGCTGTTAGTCGGCATCATTGTGCTATTTATTGGCAGTGCAGTGATTAACGCGGTTTCTGGCGGGTTACTGGGTTCGTTTGGAGAACGAGTGGTCGCTGATTTGCGTCGGCGGCTCTGGAATAAGCTAATTCACCTGCGGGTTCCCTACTTTGACAACGTGAAGGTGGGCCAGTTGACCTCCCGGTTGGTGAACGATTCGGACCAAATTAAGGATTTATTGGCGACGTCGTTTCCCAACGCGGTGACCTCGATTTTTCAATTAGTGGGAGCTTTTCTGTTCATGATTGTCATGGACTGGAAAATGACTTTGATTATGTTAATCGCGGTACCGTTAGTCTTCACCCTAATGCGGCCGTTGATGAACCGGACGATGAAGGTAGGACGCGCACAACAAAAGACGTTAGCCGACTTTAGTGGTCAGGTTGATGATACCCTGAGTGAGATTCGGTTGGTTAAGGCCTCGAACGCCGAAAGCTACGAAAAAGAGAGTGGTGGAAAATTGATTCACCGGCTCTACCGGATTGGGCTCAAGGAAGCCATCTATGAGTCGATTACATATCCTTTGATGGGGACCACCATGATGGCCCTGATTGTGGGAATTTTGGCCTACGGGGCGCACCGGGTCGCCACCGGCACGATGACGATGGGGACAATGTTCGCCTTTCTGATGTACCTCTTCCAAGTCATTTCCCCCGTTTCGATTCTCGGTCAATTCTCGGTTCGGTTATCAAAAGCGAGTGGGGCCACGGAACACCTGCAGGCCATTTTGCAGGAACCAGAGGAAGTCTTTGATCAGGAAGAAACTCCCCGGATTCAGAACCAACCTTTGGCCTTGCAACACGTTGATTTTGCCTACGGAGACGGACAACCGGTTTTAGAGGACGTCAACGTGGAAGCGCAGCCGAACACCACGATTGCTTTTGTGGGCCCGTCTGGAAGTGGGAAGACCACGATTTTGAACCTGATTGAACGGTACTACCAGCCGACCGGCGGGAAAATCACAGTTGGCGAGCAGGACATTAACCAGTTGGACCTCGCGGCATGGCGGAAGGCAATTGGGTTCGTGAGTCAAGACTCCGCAATTGTGGCCGGCACGATTCGGCATAACTTAACCTACGGGCTAGACGAATCGTATTCAGATGAGGAACTGTGGCACGTTCTGAAGCTAGCCTATGCGGACGGCTTTGTGCGGGAAATGGACCACCAGCTGGATACGGAAGTGGGCGAACGCGGAATCAAGGTCAGTGGGGGACAGCGGCAACGACTGGCAATTGCTCGGGCCTTTCTGCGGGATCCAGAGCTGTTGATGCTCGATGAAGCGACGGCTAGTTTGGATTCGGAATCAGAAGCCATGATTCAAAAAGCCCTGCAACAACTGATGCAAGGCCGAACCACGCTGATTATCGCGCACCGGTTGAGCACGATTGTGGATGCGGATGAAATTTACTTCATTGATGATGGCCACGTTAGCGGCCACGGAACGCATGAACAATTATTAGAGACGTTGCCGAAGTACCGGGAATACGTGAAGATACAGTTTAAGGAATAG
- a CDS encoding FAD/NAD(P)-binding protein produces MKIGIIGAGPRGILLLDSLKRHLPTEQTVQVEWFDAAPTGGNVWDPRQDLHLIMNSPAQLVTLFNDYRSDEVTGPTFYQWTQLAEATDFINQTGLPTELVDVCHHLQPNDYAPRALFGAYAQWVTAQIEAKLPANLTVTRYHTNVVTAIPTDQQTTLKTADHQHVVVDQVVLSTGNTPNQLSRDETSLRDYADQHQLTYVAPTLPTTADFDAIQPHEPILICGLGLSFFDYLARLTSSRGGQFVRQANGQLEYQPSGREPKIITSSRRGVPYYPKPINQEQMGEQPHFYFLNDETVTQNLVQGQLPGPKFIELLRAEIELRYYQLLLADRYPDVDLQAFTQGFVAAADRNQFLTDSPIQADERLNWEQVLNPVAGTKITTTAAYQQTLLQWMDQIMVDAALGSKHAPLTGALSLVIELRPFLQHLVVTGKFAPDDYVHSFLKQFNATSGFLTAGPPLIRYQQLAALMRAGIVTILGPQLRVVGAQGHFMAFSHFYPQEPVAVDAVLEARVPVTNLAHSDSPILQNLAEQGLVRPARYPLADGTTYTSGAIDVQFTTYQAIKADGQLNSTLFVWGLPLSGKEWMTTALPHPLAHDHNFGVADQIATTLFPTS; encoded by the coding sequence ATGAAAATTGGAATCATCGGAGCGGGACCCCGGGGCATCCTGCTTCTTGACAGCCTGAAACGCCACCTACCCACCGAACAGACGGTCCAGGTTGAGTGGTTTGATGCCGCCCCCACCGGTGGCAACGTGTGGGATCCACGGCAGGATCTCCACCTCATCATGAATTCACCGGCACAACTGGTCACCCTGTTCAACGACTACCGGTCAGACGAAGTCACCGGACCCACGTTTTACCAGTGGACCCAACTGGCTGAAGCCACGGACTTCATTAATCAGACCGGATTACCCACGGAACTGGTGGACGTTTGCCATCACCTGCAACCCAATGACTACGCGCCGCGAGCCTTATTTGGTGCCTATGCCCAGTGGGTCACCGCGCAAATTGAAGCAAAATTACCGGCTAATCTAACCGTCACCAGATATCACACCAACGTAGTCACGGCCATTCCAACGGATCAGCAAACGACACTCAAAACGGCTGACCACCAACATGTCGTCGTGGATCAGGTCGTCCTTAGCACCGGGAACACGCCCAACCAGCTTAGTCGCGATGAAACGTCCCTGCGGGATTACGCGGACCAGCACCAGCTTACCTACGTGGCCCCCACGTTACCCACTACCGCTGACTTTGACGCAATTCAACCCCATGAACCCATCTTAATCTGCGGGCTAGGACTATCGTTTTTTGACTACCTGGCTCGATTAACCAGCAGTCGGGGCGGGCAATTCGTCCGCCAAGCTAATGGTCAGTTGGAATACCAGCCGTCCGGACGAGAACCCAAGATTATCACGAGTTCGCGCCGAGGCGTTCCTTACTATCCCAAACCAATTAACCAAGAACAAATGGGTGAACAACCCCATTTTTACTTTTTGAATGATGAAACGGTCACCCAAAACCTCGTTCAAGGTCAGTTGCCCGGACCAAAATTCATTGAACTCTTACGGGCTGAAATTGAACTTCGGTACTACCAGCTTTTACTAGCGGATCGTTATCCCGACGTTGACCTTCAAGCCTTTACGCAGGGCTTTGTGGCCGCCGCTGACCGAAACCAATTTCTCACTGACTCTCCAATTCAAGCCGACGAACGCCTCAACTGGGAGCAGGTATTAAATCCGGTGGCTGGCACCAAGATTACCACCACCGCTGCTTACCAACAGACGTTGTTACAGTGGATGGACCAAATTATGGTCGATGCTGCCTTGGGATCCAAGCACGCACCGCTGACCGGCGCCCTGTCCCTGGTCATCGAGCTCCGGCCCTTCTTACAGCACCTCGTGGTCACCGGCAAGTTTGCCCCAGATGACTACGTTCACTCCTTTTTGAAACAGTTCAATGCTACCAGTGGTTTTCTGACTGCCGGTCCCCCGCTCATTCGATACCAACAATTAGCGGCGCTCATGCGGGCAGGAATTGTCACCATCTTAGGACCCCAACTTCGCGTAGTTGGCGCCCAGGGGCACTTCATGGCTTTCTCACACTTCTATCCCCAGGAACCGGTCGCCGTCGATGCTGTCTTAGAAGCTCGCGTTCCGGTCACTAATTTGGCCCATTCGGATAGTCCCATCCTACAAAACCTCGCAGAACAAGGCCTAGTGCGCCCCGCCCGTTATCCACTAGCAGACGGAACTACCTACACCAGTGGCGCAATTGACGTACAGTTTACGACCTATCAGGCCATTAAAGCGGACGGTCAGCTAAACTCCACGTTATTTGTCTGGGGTCTCCCATTAAGTGGTAAAGAATGGATGACCACGGCTCTCCCACACCCGTTGGCACATGATCATAACTTCGGCGTGGCCGATCAAATTGCTACAACCTTATTTCCCACAAGCTAA
- the pepT gene encoding peptidase T, which produces MEKNLQTQLLDRFLGYVKQNTRSNPDSTTVPSDEKEVEFLKKLAAELKEIGLSNVRTNKATGYVFADLPTTDDTPRPVVGFISHVDTADFNSVNIQPQVVENYDGQGIINLDDDGKYQLDPAVFPSLTKYNGDTLITTDGETLLGADDKAGVAEIMTAMQFLVNHPEIKHGKIVVGFGPDEEIGTGADHFDVKDFGADYAYTVDGGPLGDLEYETFNAAAATVTFHGTDVHPGDAKDVMVNASQLAIEFHNQLPATDRPETTSGREGFFFLISMNGTCDEAKLEYIIRDFDKDNFEKRKALLEKITQQMNAKYGANRVDLDMKDQYYNMGEILEKDLTPVNLVKDAMHKLDIQPNIFPVRGGTDGSKISFLGIPTPNIFAGPENMHGRFEYISLQTMEKAVDLIVQITEDVPAQEK; this is translated from the coding sequence ATGGAAAAGAACTTACAAACCCAACTGTTGGATCGCTTTTTAGGCTACGTGAAGCAAAATACCCGATCGAATCCCGACTCCACAACGGTTCCGTCCGATGAAAAGGAAGTTGAATTTTTAAAGAAACTGGCCGCTGAACTCAAAGAGATTGGCCTCAGCAACGTCCGGACTAACAAAGCGACTGGCTACGTCTTTGCCGACTTACCAACAACAGACGACACTCCGCGTCCCGTAGTGGGCTTTATTTCTCACGTGGACACGGCTGACTTTAACTCCGTTAACATCCAACCCCAAGTGGTCGAAAACTACGATGGCCAGGGAATAATCAACCTGGATGACGACGGCAAATACCAACTTGATCCCGCCGTGTTCCCTAGCTTAACCAAGTACAACGGTGACACCTTAATCACCACCGACGGAGAAACCCTCCTCGGAGCCGACGACAAGGCCGGAGTCGCTGAAATCATGACGGCCATGCAATTCCTGGTTAACCACCCAGAAATCAAGCACGGTAAGATTGTCGTTGGTTTTGGTCCCGACGAAGAAATTGGAACTGGAGCCGATCACTTCGACGTCAAAGACTTTGGTGCCGACTACGCCTACACGGTGGACGGTGGTCCGCTCGGCGACTTGGAATACGAAACCTTTAACGCGGCCGCTGCCACGGTCACCTTTCACGGAACCGACGTGCACCCCGGTGACGCTAAGGACGTGATGGTCAATGCTTCTCAACTCGCCATCGAATTCCACAACCAATTACCCGCTACTGATCGTCCTGAAACCACCAGCGGCCGGGAAGGATTCTTCTTCCTAATCTCCATGAACGGAACTTGTGACGAAGCCAAACTAGAATACATTATCCGGGACTTTGACAAGGATAACTTTGAAAAACGCAAGGCATTACTGGAAAAGATTACCCAACAAATGAATGCTAAATATGGGGCTAACCGCGTCGACCTCGACATGAAGGACCAGTACTACAATATGGGTGAAATCTTAGAAAAGGACCTGACGCCAGTCAACCTGGTTAAGGACGCCATGCACAAACTGGACATTCAACCCAACATCTTCCCCGTTCGGGGCGGAACCGATGGATCCAAGATTTCCTTCCTAGGGATTCCAACGCCCAACATCTTTGCTGGTCCGGAAAACATGCACGGTCGCTTTGAATACATTTCGTTGCAGACGATGGAAAAGGCGGTTGATTTAATTGTCCAAATCACCGAAGACGTTCCTGCGCAAGAAAAATAA
- the glyA gene encoding serine hydroxymethyltransferase — MTDWQAQDPEIWQAVQAEADRQEHVIELIASENIASQAVRAVQSSVLTNKYAVGYPENRVYTGNEAIDRIDNLARQRAQNLFGAEYANVFPHSGTQANQAVYAALLEPGDRILAMSEHAGGHFTHGQSHNFSGQLYDAQFYGVDPATELLDYDQIERQAREWQPKLIIAGASAYSQLIDWERMRAIADEVGAYLMVDMAHIAGLVAGGVLPSPVPVADVVTSTTHKTLRGPRGGMILSKQEYAERLNDAVFPRSQSGTLEQIVAAKAIAYREAQQPEFRQYAQQVVNNAQLMAQILNETPNVRVVTGGTVNHELTLDVQATGMTGEEAANLLYSVGIATNKELLPLETGNVMEGIRIGTPTITSRNFTEDAVQTVAELIGTVLNHPQDEAVLTTARQEVQRLTQQFPATR; from the coding sequence ATGACTGATTGGCAAGCACAAGACCCAGAAATTTGGCAGGCGGTTCAAGCAGAAGCAGACCGGCAGGAACACGTGATTGAATTGATTGCGTCAGAAAACATTGCCTCGCAGGCAGTCCGAGCGGTCCAAAGTTCGGTTCTAACCAATAAGTACGCCGTGGGTTATCCCGAGAATCGGGTGTATACCGGAAACGAAGCAATTGATCGCATTGATAACTTAGCGCGACAACGGGCCCAGAACCTCTTTGGCGCTGAATACGCGAACGTCTTTCCACATTCGGGAACCCAAGCGAACCAGGCGGTATACGCGGCTTTGCTGGAACCGGGGGATCGCATCTTGGCGATGAGTGAACACGCTGGGGGACACTTTACCCACGGTCAATCACATAATTTTTCGGGGCAGCTGTACGACGCCCAGTTTTACGGTGTGGATCCGGCAACGGAACTATTGGATTACGATCAGATTGAACGGCAAGCGCGGGAGTGGCAGCCGAAGTTAATCATCGCCGGGGCTTCTGCATACAGTCAGTTGATTGACTGGGAACGGATGCGCGCGATTGCTGATGAAGTGGGTGCCTACCTGATGGTCGACATGGCTCACATTGCCGGTCTGGTTGCCGGTGGGGTGTTGCCGAGTCCGGTACCGGTAGCCGACGTTGTAACCTCGACCACGCACAAAACCCTCCGGGGCCCCCGGGGCGGAATGATTTTATCCAAGCAGGAATATGCTGAGCGGCTTAACGACGCGGTCTTCCCGCGTTCTCAAAGTGGAACGTTGGAACAAATTGTGGCTGCCAAGGCAATTGCGTACCGCGAAGCCCAACAACCGGAGTTTCGACAGTACGCGCAACAAGTGGTTAACAACGCGCAGTTGATGGCGCAGATTTTGAATGAAACGCCTAACGTGCGGGTGGTGACCGGAGGCACGGTAAACCACGAACTAACCCTGGATGTTCAAGCCACCGGCATGACGGGGGAAGAGGCTGCTAACTTGCTCTACTCGGTTGGAATTGCGACTAACAAGGAATTGTTGCCGTTAGAAACCGGGAACGTAATGGAAGGGATTCGGATTGGAACGCCCACGATTACCAGCCGCAATTTTACGGAGGATGCCGTGCAAACCGTAGCTGAGTTAATCGGAACCGTCTTAAATCATCCCCAGGACGAAGCCGTCCTGACGACCGCTCGGCAGGAAGTCCAACGGCTGACCCAACAATTTCCCGCCACTCGTTAA
- a CDS encoding NADP-dependent oxidoreductase yields the protein MKIPTQMKAFRFNRYGDPAENQRIPVPEIGADEVLVYIHNAGLNPVDYKVQAGKMKMIFPFHLPLTMGNEFAGEIAQVGSNVQDFQVGDQVYGRPDNQHTGTLADYIALDKNETARFPAELDFQSASGVPLTGLTSYQALVELGHIQPGQKVFIQAGAGGIGTMAIQIAKALGAYVTTTASPQQTALVRSLGADQVINYHETYFADVLFHYDLVFDTLGGQYLKDSFKILKPGGHLVTINGLPTYEFGQQHHLGMAKSLLFAAASAPLQRLAKKYHVHYDFLIMHPSGAQLQILSQMIANEKLLPIIDQIYDFGEAQAAYDYLESGHAHGKVIVNVNH from the coding sequence ATGAAAATTCCGACCCAGATGAAAGCTTTCCGCTTTAACCGTTACGGCGATCCGGCTGAAAACCAACGCATTCCCGTACCGGAAATCGGTGCGGATGAAGTACTGGTATACATTCACAATGCGGGGCTAAATCCGGTGGATTATAAGGTGCAAGCGGGAAAGATGAAAATGATTTTCCCGTTCCACTTACCATTGACGATGGGCAATGAGTTTGCCGGAGAGATCGCGCAAGTCGGCAGTAACGTGCAGGATTTTCAGGTAGGTGATCAGGTGTATGGTCGTCCGGATAACCAACATACCGGAACGTTAGCCGACTACATTGCGCTTGATAAAAATGAGACTGCCCGTTTTCCCGCGGAGCTAGACTTTCAATCGGCCAGTGGAGTCCCATTAACCGGATTGACAAGCTACCAAGCCCTGGTGGAACTTGGTCACATCCAGCCCGGGCAAAAGGTTTTCATTCAAGCTGGAGCTGGGGGAATTGGGACGATGGCGATTCAAATTGCGAAGGCCTTGGGCGCCTACGTTACCACCACAGCTAGTCCCCAGCAGACCGCTTTGGTGCGGTCGTTAGGAGCTGATCAGGTGATTAACTATCACGAAACTTATTTTGCCGATGTGCTGTTTCACTATGACCTGGTCTTTGATACTTTAGGTGGTCAATATCTCAAGGATAGCTTTAAGATTTTAAAGCCGGGGGGCCATCTGGTAACTATCAACGGGTTACCGACCTATGAATTTGGGCAGCAGCATCACTTAGGGATGGCGAAGTCCCTGTTGTTCGCGGCTGCGAGTGCGCCGTTGCAACGCCTAGCGAAAAAGTATCACGTGCACTATGATTTCTTGATTATGCATCCCAGCGGCGCCCAACTGCAAATCTTGAGTCAAATGATTGCGAACGAAAAGCTACTTCCTATCATTGACCAGATTTATGACTTTGGCGAAGCGCAAGCTGCCTATGATTATTTAGAAAGTGGGCACGCGCACGGCAAGGTAATTGTGAACGTGAACCATTAA
- a CDS encoding LBP_cg2779 family protein, with translation MAYIDEEFSQLATEIIKYEEKHNLDDNQMAVALHMTVERYHDIKSMWSQPTPDEQKLIQSFLIHNK, from the coding sequence ATGGCATACATTGACGAAGAATTCAGTCAACTCGCAACCGAAATAATCAAGTACGAAGAAAAACATAACCTGGATGATAACCAAATGGCCGTGGCTTTGCACATGACGGTGGAACGGTACCACGACATTAAAAGCATGTGGTCCCAACCCACTCCCGATGAGCAAAAGTTAATTCAATCCTTTTTAATTCACAATAAGTAA
- a CDS encoding TIR domain-containing protein — protein sequence MVYRNKVYVAFGGDEDIRYYDIMKAWNKNQNHNFEFNNAHELHQARDSSTEESIKRSLKDRLNNSKAFILLLGKNTRFLYKFVRWEIEMALKLEIQIIVVNLNGSKGVDYNLLPPILRNESFSTVPFKESDIIEELRKI from the coding sequence ATGGTTTATAGAAATAAAGTGTATGTTGCTTTCGGTGGCGATGAAGATATTAGATATTACGATATTATGAAAGCTTGGAATAAAAATCAGAATCATAATTTTGAATTTAATAATGCACATGAATTGCATCAGGCAAGAGATTCTAGCACTGAGGAAAGTATAAAAAGAAGTCTTAAAGATCGATTAAATAATTCAAAGGCTTTCATTTTGTTATTAGGTAAAAATACTAGATTCTTATACAAATTTGTTCGTTGGGAAATTGAAATGGCTCTTAAACTAGAAATCCAAATTATAGTTGTTAATCTGAATGGAAGTAAAGGTGTTGACTATAATTTATTACCACCGATTCTTCGCAATGAAAGTTTTTCAACAGTTCCATTTAAAGAATCAGATATCATTGAAGAGCTTAGAAAAATTTAG
- a CDS encoding macro domain-containing protein: MISILFFIALLYYLKLLICANVKNKVKINYGGSVIEIREGDILKEFDNDDSFRVFAFNEYFDTEVDDKIIAEKTLNGKILKYLNETDEINHRMEEDSNLNENIKNKNVKRKYGKKTQYNLGTIFKYKNMFFTAMTHFDNQNRAYLSIQDYIRFLINFWDEINKYYANKTVVIPLLGSGITRIDNYSYSDEQILKLILLTFKIRRIKFKMPAKLVILLNSHTNKRINYFTLEDDFNGL, from the coding sequence ATGATTTCTATTTTGTTTTTTATTGCTTTACTTTATTACTTAAAGTTATTAATTTGTGCTAACGTAAAAAATAAAGTAAAAATAAATTATGGTGGAAGCGTTATTGAAATACGAGAAGGTGATATTTTAAAAGAGTTTGATAATGATGATTCTTTCAGAGTATTTGCCTTTAATGAATATTTTGATACTGAAGTTGATGATAAAATAATTGCTGAAAAAACTTTAAATGGTAAAATACTGAAATATCTTAATGAAACTGATGAAATTAATCATAGAATGGAAGAAGATTCAAATTTAAATGAAAATATAAAAAATAAGAATGTCAAAAGGAAATATGGTAAAAAAACACAGTATAATTTAGGAACTATTTTTAAATACAAGAACATGTTTTTTACCGCTATGACGCATTTCGATAATCAAAATCGTGCTTATTTATCTATTCAAGATTATATTAGATTCCTCATAAATTTTTGGGATGAAATAAATAAATACTATGCTAATAAAACGGTAGTAATTCCTCTATTAGGATCTGGAATAACTAGAATTGATAATTATTCTTATAGCGATGAACAAATTTTAAAACTAATATTATTAACTTTTAAGATAAGAAGAATAAAATTCAAAATGCCAGCAAAATTGGTTATACTTTTAAATAGCCATACTAATAAAAGGATTAATTATTTTACTTTGGAGGATGATTTTAATGGTTTATAG
- a CDS encoding YdhK family protein: MLKRKLFTVAALAGLGLSTATGFIPSTVHAASDKTMSSKKMDKKSDDQMNMGDNMKMEMNHDAQLPTDLKKAKHPKYKVGEKVTITADHMMGMKGAKATVAGVYDSPLYVVDFKDSKTNKEVKNHKYVVKSELKAEKGKKLCKGTKVTINADHMDGMKNAKGKIVKVCSGPAYAVNFTPTNGGQKYTNHKWLSQSELKKD, encoded by the coding sequence ATGTTAAAACGGAAGTTATTTACAGTTGCTGCCTTAGCTGGTTTGGGTCTTTCGACCGCCACGGGCTTTATTCCCAGCACGGTTCACGCCGCTAGCGACAAAACCATGAGCAGTAAGAAAATGGACAAGAAGTCTGACGATCAAATGAACATGGGCGATAACATGAAGATGGAAATGAATCATGACGCTCAGTTACCAACTGATTTAAAGAAGGCTAAGCATCCAAAGTATAAGGTCGGAGAAAAGGTAACCATTACTGCCGACCACATGATGGGAATGAAGGGCGCTAAGGCGACCGTTGCTGGCGTTTACGACTCTCCGTTGTACGTAGTTGACTTCAAGGACAGCAAGACTAACAAAGAAGTTAAGAACCACAAGTACGTGGTTAAGTCTGAATTAAAGGCTGAAAAAGGCAAGAAATTATGCAAAGGTACCAAGGTGACCATCAACGCTGATCACATGGACGGCATGAAGAACGCCAAGGGTAAGATCGTGAAAGTTTGCTCCGGCCCTGCTTACGCAGTCAACTTCACTCCAACTAATGGTGGTCAAAAGTACACTAACCACAAGTGGTTAAGTCAATCTGAATTAAAGAAAGACTAA
- a CDS encoding methylated-DNA--[protein]-cysteine S-methyltransferase, giving the protein MLSQQVYQSPLGPILLVSNENALVGLWFHGQQHYAAHYQLDHIPNQLTEPIRLAENWLDQYFAGQNPDPQLVPVKPAVMPFQKRVLTALQRVPYGATTTYSELAAAVPTKSARAVGNAIGRNPISLLIPCHRVLGKNGQLTGYAGGLDRKRFLLQLEQSH; this is encoded by the coding sequence ATGTTATCCCAACAGGTTTATCAATCGCCACTGGGACCCATCTTACTAGTGAGCAATGAAAACGCGCTCGTAGGTTTGTGGTTTCACGGGCAACAGCACTACGCTGCTCACTATCAACTGGACCACATTCCGAATCAGCTCACTGAACCCATTCGGCTAGCGGAAAATTGGCTCGACCAGTACTTTGCCGGGCAAAATCCTGATCCCCAACTAGTGCCCGTGAAGCCAGCGGTCATGCCCTTCCAAAAGCGAGTCCTCACTGCATTGCAACGGGTTCCTTATGGCGCCACGACCACTTACAGTGAACTGGCAGCAGCCGTCCCGACTAAATCGGCCCGGGCAGTTGGTAACGCGATTGGACGTAATCCGATTAGCCTGCTGATTCCCTGTCACCGGGTGCTCGGCAAGAACGGTCAACTAACCGGTTATGCCGGGGGCTTGGACCGGAAACGCTTTTTATTACAATTAGAACAATCTCATTAA